Proteins found in one Mytilus edulis chromosome 2, xbMytEdul2.2, whole genome shotgun sequence genomic segment:
- the LOC139513111 gene encoding peptide methionine sulfoxide reductase MsrB-like — MAFTGVLRSVCRVAPIVSRRMVNLQSSSKIWNVSSQCMRVLSTQIDPEDPRTVPNTEWEKRLTPEQYATTREKFTEPPFSGIYVNNYEEGTYNCLCCGNELFSSETKYDSGTGWPSFTAPIGGEDKENTNILELTDTSHGMMRTEVICKKCDSHLGHVFPDGPEPTKQRFCLNSRSLLFKPKKQEKK; from the exons ATGGCTTTCACAGGTGTACTCCGTTCTGTTTGTCGAGTTGCACCAATAGTATCAAGACGGATGGTCAATCTACAATCATCGAGCAAAATATGGAATGTCTCCTCACAATGCATGCGAG TTTTGTCAACACAGATTGACCCAGAAGATCCAAGAACAGTTCCAAACACTGAGTGGGAGAAACGTTTAACCCCAGAACAGTATGCTACAACAAGGGAGAAGTTTACAGAACCA CCATTTAGTGGGATCTATGTCAATAATTACGAAGAAGGGACATACAACTGTTTGTGTTGTGGAAATGAGTTATTTAG ttctgAAACAAAATATGATTCTGGAACAGGCTGGCCATCATTTACAGCACCAATTGGAGGAGAAGATAAAGAAAACACAAATATTCTAGAACTTACTGACACTAGTCATGGAATGATGAGAACTgaagtcatttgtaaaaaa tgtGATTCACATTTAGGTCATGTCTTCCCAGATGGTCCAGAACCAACGAAACAGAGGTTTTGTTTAAACAGCAGGTCATTGTTGTTTAAgccaaaaaaacaagaaaaaaagtgA
- the LOC139511038 gene encoding uncharacterized protein, which produces MTRCTFSVINLRQDWDQYVDLRQHSDSIQEIMFWKQNIHCLKPVPLLRNNSEFNVFTDASDIGAGGYLQGTDYIAHRQWSVTEATKSSTWREIKAIELALDSFAKVLEHSSVTFFTDNQNAVSIIKKGSKLPHLQCLALSIFNTCVSCNISLYAQWIPREENEKADALSRIIDIDDWGISFEFFDFLNSIWGPFTVDRFANMHNTKLTRFNSKYWNPATSAIDAFTCNWHGENNWLVPPIGLVSNCINHLVSCRAEGTLVVPKWQSAAFWPLIFKQNSEYACYVVDVLEFHETERIFVAGNNLNSLFANGKFHGKILATIFSVGFWSQNEQIKHPELKSLFNSLSSTIIDARAKSTVEKYAGYFKRFVKWTEKYSEIKCVLPCQELYVGLYLQNLIQSANHYSVIESAFYGIKWAHNLAGVANPCDSEMVRLIVEASRRKLNRPIEKKSPVTSDIMIKLFLKYNSIGRSLKDLRLLTMCALSYTGFLRYQELCSIKAKHISVCNQYIDIFIEKSKTDCYRKGRHVLISKLDTPQCPCTILDCYLKEANIDLSSDMYIFRPLSFLKKSKNFVLRKKNDSLSYTRARELIKCALSEIGCNSKDFGLHSFRSGGATAAAQNNISDRLFKIHGRWKSDQAKDGYVLESLQKRLSVSQNLGI; this is translated from the exons ATGACAAGGTGTACCTTTTCTGTTATAAATTTAAGACAAGACTGGGATCAGTACGTTGATTTGAGACAGCACTCAGACAGTATTCAAGAAATTATGTTTTGGAAGCAAAACATTCACTGTTTGAAGCCAGTACCGTTATTACGGAATAATTCTGAATTCAATGTTTTCACTGATGCTAGTGATATAGGTGCAGGAGGTTATTTGCAAGGTACTGATTATATTGCACACAGACAGTGGTCTGTGACAGAGGCAACAAAAAGCTCCACTTGGAGAGAAATCAAAGCAATTGAATTAGCATTAGATAGTTTTGCGAAAGTATTAGAACACAGTTCAGTTACTTTTTTCACAGATAATCAAAATGCTGTTAGTATTATTAAGAAAGGAAGTAAATTACCACACTTGCAATGTTTAGCTTTATCAATTTTTAATACTTGTGTGTCGTGCAATATTTCATTATATGCACAGTGGATTCCTAGAGAGGAAAACGAAAAGGCTGATGCTTTGAGTAGAATTATTGACATTGATGATTGGGGcatatcttttgaatttttcgatttTTTGAATAGCATCTGGGGACCATTCACTGTTGATAGGTTTGCTAACATGCATAATACAAAGCTGACTAGGTTTAATTCGAAATATTGGAATCCTGCAACATCAGCGATAGATGCATTCACTTGCAACTGGCATGGCGAGAACAATTGGTTAGTTCCGCCAATTGGTCTAGTTAGTAACTGTATTAACCATTTAGTTTCTTGTAGAGCAGAGGGTACACTTGTTGTCCCTAAATGGCAGTCTGCTGCATTTTGGCCTTTGATTTTTAAACAGAACTCAGAATACGCTTGTTATGTCGTTGATGTTTTAGAATTTCATGAAACGGAAAGAATTTTTGTTGCTGGTAACAATTTAAATTCTTTGTTTGCTAATGGCAAATTTCACGGGAAAATATTGGCT acAATATTTTCTGTTGGATTTTGGTCACAGAACGAGCAGATTAAACATCCtgaacttaaatcattgtttaatagtttatctTCAACCATTATTGATGCTCGTGCAAAATCTACAGTAGAAAAATATGCTGGATATTTCAAAAGATTCGTTAAATGGACTGAAAAATACTCtgaaattaaatgtgtattaCCCTGTCAAGAATTGTATGTAGgtctatatttacaaaatttaattcaatCAGCTAATCATTATAGCGTTATAGAATCCGCTTTTTATGGAATTAAATGGGCACATAATCTTGCTGGGGTAGCTAATCCATGTGATTCTGAAATGGTTAGATTGATCGTAGAAGCATCAAGAAGAAAATTGAACAGACCTATAGAGAAAAAGAGTCCAGTTACTTCTGATATTATGATCAAATTGTTTTTGAAGTACAATTCAATTGGTCGTTCTCTTAAAGATTTACGCCTATTAACAATGTGCGCACTATCTTATACCGGATTTTTAAGGTATCAAGAACTTTGTAGTATAAAAGCAAAGCACATTTCAGTTTGTAATCAATATATAGACATTTTTATTGAGAAGAGTAAAACAGACTGTTACAGGAAAGGCAGACATGTTTTGATTTCAAAGCTTGACACTCCACAATGTCCATGTACAATTTTAGACTGTTATTTAAAAGAAGCAAATATTGATTTGTCTTCAGATATGTATATATTTAGACCtttgtcatttttgaagaaatcaaagaATTTTGTTCTAAGGAAGAAAAACGATAGTTTGTCGTATACCAGAGCGAGAGAATTAATTAAATGCGCATTATCAGAGATTGGTTGTAACTCTAAAGATTTTGGTTTGCATAGTTTTAGATCGGGTGGTGCAACAGCTGCCGCTCAAAACAATATTTCAGATAGGTTATTCAAAATACATGGTCGGTGGAAATCCGACCAAGCTAAAGATGGCTATGTATTAGAAAGTTTACAGAAGCGATTGTCAGTATCTCAAAATCTTGGTATATAA
- the LOC139513120 gene encoding uncharacterized protein, translating into MSDTEPDRLLDMEDVEMPGQAASDEITNADLLSLMKTYFTRKLTGIERNFADTTHDLARKVQKSESSFKFKGNKVQFDLNSDLLDNIDIAVDCIEHRRYEKAVKVLKESGQSLKKRNKLIRIADKSEGGWKTVDEYLSDDVASDSEDEKRIRAADGRAVKKLKTVKQDKRQNIKKRPAESAGGPSSIAHNGNNGGFSQQQPFLVAGAAAPITSRRNRARDICYNCGLYGHWAKDCKKGGNSAASRGAPN; encoded by the coding sequence ATGTCTGATACCGAGCCTGATAGACTACTTGATATGGAAGATGTAGAGATGCCGGGTCAAGCTGCTTCTGATGAAATTACCAATGCTGATTTGTTGTCGTTGATGAAAACCTATTTTACCAGAAAGTTGACGGGAATTGAGCGAAATTTTGCAGATACCACCCATGATCTTGCACGAAAGGTACAGAAATCTGAGAGTTCCTTCAAGTTCAAGGGTAACAAAGTGCAGTTTGACTTAAATTCTGATTTGTTAGATAATATTGATATTGCCGTAGACTGTATAGAGCACCGGAGATATGAGAAGGCCGTTAAAGTGTTGAAAGAATCTGGTCAATCTTTGAAGAAAAGGAATAAGCTGATTCGTATAGCTGATAAATCTGAAGGTGGGTGGAAAACTGTGGACGAGTATTTGTCGGATGACGTGGCTAGTGATTCAGAGGATGAGAAGCGCATTCGGGCGGCTGATGGCAGAGCAGTGAAGAAATTGAAAACCGTGAAGCAGGATAAGCGTCAAAACATAAAGAAAAGACCCGCGGAATCTGCTGGTGGTCCGTCTAGTATTGCTCACAATGGTAATAATGGTGGTTTTTCACAGCAACAGCCCTTTCTTGTTGCGGGGGCCGCCGCCCCCATCACATCTCGTCGGAACAGAGCTAGGGACATCTGTTACAACTGTGGTCTGTATGGACATTGGGCAAAAGattgtaaaaaagggggaaatTCAGCAGCTTCCAGAGGAGCACCAAACTGA